The following is a genomic window from Saccopteryx bilineata isolate mSacBil1 chromosome 4, mSacBil1_pri_phased_curated, whole genome shotgun sequence.
CATTCCCGCTGGACCACAAGTCCCAGGATGCAATGTGTCTACGCAATCCCGCTACGGCTGAGCATGCGCTCTTAGAGATCCCGGGTACAGGTGGGGTCCGGCAGCAGGCTGCCGGCCATGGTAAGAGGGGGGGATGGTGGGAACTGGGGGAGGTAACGCGCTCTTCGGGTTGGGGTCAGGCTTGGGGCAGGCAGGCCGATGCTGGGTTGTGATATAGAGAATGCGCGGGAGGGACCTCCGACGTGGGTTACGATTTGTTATTCCCGGGCTGCCTTTGCGCTCAGGTCACGTGCGTCAACAACCGCGATACTAAAACGGAGCGCTCACTGTGCGTCAAATCCATCAAGTGCTCATGAGGGCTTTAAAACCATCTTATTCAGTATATTCTGAATCCCCATTTGAAAGATGAAGAAACGGAGGCCAGAGAGGTGGAATAACTTGCCCGGGGATCCACAGCTATGTGGCTTTAGCAGTCAGAATTGGAACTCATATCCGGTTCCAGAACCCAAAGCATCTTTCACTGCACTACTTGTGAAACTGTGCACCTAATAAAGCCCTTGTGCTTCCGTTtggctccttcctctttctctcctccattcttccccctcttcctaaCTAGGTTAAGGAAACACCAGTTCCCTTAAGCCCCTCGATGACGCCTTAATCTGACAGAGATTGGGAAAGTTATTGTGTTAAGTAACTAACAAATTTGTTCTCCACTGAGACAGTGATTGTTTAGTTTCCTGCGCTTGGGGAAGTGTTCAGCCTTATGGATCCAATGCCCAGCCCAGAGCTAGCTCTCGCTAGGCAGCTGTTTAGTGAATGAAGGCTGTGCCTCTTTCCCATGCCTACTTGAACTGCCTGGAGGAAAGAGGACCAGTTTGAGAGTCAGACTCTGCTCCACTCACTCTCTGTGTGTCCTTGGGTAAATGTCTTACCTTTTCTGGCCATAGTTTCCTCCATGGTGTGAAGTGGATGCAGTGGTTCCTATTTCACACAGCTTTTGTGAAGATCCCATGAAGTTAGTTAGTTAAGCGTCTGGCTTTACCTTTCCCTCCGTTTTTGGCAATAATGGTGCACTCACAAGACTGGCGGGAGCCTCCAGGTTAAGATGCTTTGCAGATGTTCGTTGTGTGATGAGCACGGACAGTTGAGTTCTTTGAGAGAAATGATCTTTTGTGTCCCTTCCAGGCCACCCTCCTCCGAGCAGTGCTGCGGTTGCCAGGGCTAGCTGTGCCGGGAAGCCCACTCCATGGGCTGCGCTGCTGCAATGGACAGGAGTTTAGGAGGTGGGTGGGGAGCAGGTCACCCACCTCGAAGGAGAAACCACCAGgcgcagagacagagaaattccaGATGATTTACCGGTTTGATGGCATCAGAGCCTTTCGGTACTTGTCGCAGCTGAAGGTGGCACAGACAGCCCTGACGGTGTTGGCCCTGCCGCCTGGCTTTTACTGGTACTCCCAGGGCCTCATGACTTTGAACTCCCTGTGTCTCGTGGGTGGAGTAGCTGGCTTTGCCTTGGCCATGCTGTGCTGGATGAGCTATTTCTTCCGGAGGCTGGTGGGTATCCTATATGTGAACGAGTCAGGCACCATGCTGCGAGTGGCCCACCTGACCTTCTGGGGCTGGCGGCAGGACACGTACTGCCCGGTGGCCAACGTGATCCCTATGACGGAAAGCCAGGACCGGCCCCAGGAGCTTTTCGTTCGGATCCAGCAGTACAGTAGGGAGCAGACTTTCTACCTCACCCTGCGCTACGGACGCGTCCTGGACAGAGAGCGTTTCAGACAGGTGTTTGGGATGCTGGAGACGCTGAAGTGAACAGCTGGGCGCTGGGCTTCCAGGTAGCCCTGGGCCACCTGGGTCTCAGACAGAAGGCTGAGGGTGTGGGTGAGGCCAAAGAAGGGTCTGACAGCTGGAGACTTTGCCAGGGACCCTGGGAAACTTGTCTGTTGGGATGAAGACATTCATAAAGGGGATGCTAGTAACCCAGTTTAGGAAAGAGGCCTTAGTGCAGATTGTTACTGCACTTGTGTATGACATTGTTAGGTGATGGCTGAAAGAAGCTATGCCCAGTTCACTCAGACAAGACAGTGCTGTGAAATGGGAAGACAGGTGTTGGAGAGGGAACACAGGACTTGGAGTTGGAAGACTTGTGTTCTCTTTGTCCTTAACTCCCTGTCTGGGGGCAGGTAACAGTCTCTCTGAACTTTGTTTTTCACATTTGTGAAGTGGAAAATCCTGCTTGTCTTGTGGGGTGGGTATGAGAATAAAGCATAAATGTCAAGTGCTTTGCAAACTCAGCAGGCGAGAGCAAGCATTGTTAGTTCCGATTCAACGGTATGGTGGACCCAGCAGTGATTGGGACTGGGACGCA
Proteins encoded in this region:
- the TMEM186 gene encoding transmembrane protein 186 yields the protein MATLLRAVLRLPGLAVPGSPLHGLRCCNGQEFRRWVGSRSPTSKEKPPGAETEKFQMIYRFDGIRAFRYLSQLKVAQTALTVLALPPGFYWYSQGLMTLNSLCLVGGVAGFALAMLCWMSYFFRRLVGILYVNESGTMLRVAHLTFWGWRQDTYCPVANVIPMTESQDRPQELFVRIQQYSREQTFYLTLRYGRVLDRERFRQVFGMLETLK